GGAAAGGTCTGATctgcagctgaatgtgaaaaacACCAAGGAGATGATTTTACTTTCTCTAAAAAACAGTACTATAGGCACTACAATAATCCACAGGCAACTAATTAAGGCGAATGAATGATCAGAATCTGAAATTTCAAAAGTTTCTTAAAGGTCTTAAGACCTTTAAGAAATGTTATGGTGTGTATCAGCAGGTCAAACTATAACAAAACAGACATAGAAATCATTTTAGAAATGAGTTAAGTGCATAGCATCCTGTCTGATGCTATGGATTAAACTGTCCACCAGATGGCAGTGTTTCATTAGTTAGGAGTTaatctgctgctctgcttctcCAGGAGCTCTTTGATTGGTCACCTGGCAGGTATCCTGGTGGGTCTGCTCTACACTTCTGGACCACTAAAGACCCTCATGGAGAAATTTGCAGGTCTgaattttgcatgtgtgttgtttataggtgtgtttgtgttgactgAGTTTATGTAACCTGAGGTACTTGTATCCTGTTGGAACAGTTTTCCTCAGTCCATAAGctattatgttatattttatatacagttttgTCAGCTTATATACATGAGATcagctcagttttacattttaaaacacataacCCTTATAGTTGCAATACAtaacattcagccactagatgccACAGTATAGCACCAgtatctcagaccaaaacaaacatttgtgtcatttactcaataaagttggggaAAAATAAGAAAGCTGACAACTCACttgcctatttctcacctcCAATGTGGCCATCATCTTAGAAACAGATGTGGAGGACacagagggactcacatgcactaacatgcacactcacatgcagGCGCAGGCAGATCGGCtaccaaaagaaaaaacacagaagctcggataacaacacacagagggagtgtgacttcattcactgctcaggtcgccattactccactatatccttacttagcaaatagttgtttgctgacatccagtgaggctcAATGTCATTTATTGCACCTTCAACATCTAGCACAAGAGAGGATGAGACAAGTGACAGCTTTATGGAACTGAACATTTATACAGAAGCTTTCAAATATGTCAAGTATATTCAAGTATgcatgtttgaaaaaataactATCAAGGTTCATGCTCTTTCACAGGGGGTCACTGTAAACCTGTCAATTATAATATCCTGAGCTGCCAGTAAAACTTAGTCATGAGTCTAAACAGCAACTGCTTTGAAAACTActgctttaaaaatataaaagcacaaataaacagattgcAGGATAACACAATTTGTAACGCCTTCAAATGTTCTCGGTTATAATTGGCAGAAGGTTGGTATCCAGGCTTCCGGGCGCACAGGTCACTGAGTGAGAAAGAACCAAGAGTGAAAATCGAGCACAGATTGAGAGATCTGAGAAGAAGATCAgagaaaaatatacacaaagGCCTTTCCAGAATTTCATAAGTGTCTTTAGCTGCAGCATAGTTGTTTGCATGGTACCTGAGTCTGATCACTCTACAGAGAGATGTTAAGAAAAATTTCAGAGTGCAAACGTGGAGCCCCAGCTGATTCCTGCTCCTACTGATaattttcttaatgtcaacaaatcctatgaaaactaccaaaaccaacaatgaattgttcctacttacaagtattgtctgtgtagccaaagcctgactgtcatcagtgtgtgtgtgtgtgtgtgtgtgtgtgtgtgtgtgtgtgtgtgtgtttgtctgtctgtctgtctgtgtgtttgtgtgtgagtaggCTACAGCAGTTAGAAATGGCCATCATAACAGTGGTAAGAGAGGAGGATTGAGAAATGTATAAAGTGTATAGATATTGACAATAATTTTctaataatattttgttttgtaggACAACCCAACTAGAGAGGAGCTCCGCCTCTGGATGATTTCCACCTCCCTGAGGAGGCGAGAGCTGATATCTGACGCAGGAGACTGTGGAGGTTTGAACAAGAAGGTTGTGAAGTCTGACACACTTAACATTTACTGTGGAGTCCTTTGTGATAATGTGCCTTAGAGAGTTACCAAAGAGTTTATTAGCTATGAAAATCTACTTAAATATGTAATCATTTGAGAGGTCACAAACCAGTGAGCAGCTTAGGTTTGGGGGAAGTTGAGGGATGATATTTCACAGCCTTTTTTCCATCCAAACCTCATTAAACCAGATTTAGAtctaaatactgtatttgtaccGGATATTTTTTACTGCTATTGTTAGTATACAAAGCTAGCTTCTTGCAGAAGTAAAGCtagatttaaatgtttaacagaGATGCAAAtgaaattctttctttttttcataaaatgttaaatctgaTCTGGTTAGTATGGTACTTGGTGACGTCATCAGAGAGCACAATGTTTGTCTCTatagttatgcagatgacacactaCTGAACATCTCCACTGAACCAAATGATGCGGCAGCTATAAACTCCATTACTACCTCTCTTCtggcaataaataaatggatgaacAATAATTTCTTTAAgttaaacaaggacaaaactgaaatcctaccagtctataaataaaaaaataaaaaaagtttaataatctAGGGAAATTAACTCCCTGGATTAAATCTTAAATTACAAATCTTGGTGTTATTTTGAGTCTGATCTAAGCTTCAGGTCCCACATTAACAAGGtgacaaaaacatcatttttccaCCTTAGAAACACAGCTTAAGTATGTCCATTAATAAatcagaaagacagaaagtgatCCATGCCTTCACTTCAAGCCAACTTGATAATGTAATACTCTTTACACTGAGAGACTTCAGCTTATTCAAAAATTTGCAGCTCGGCTATTAACCAGAAGCATTAGTCCAGTTTTCTAGTAGGTTTTATCTACCATCTTATGTTatgcataaaataaattaaaaaaagagttcCTTCAGCAGTACCACATTTTATACACTCACTGTCATCCCTTATGCCCATTTTATATAGCTGTGTTGGGGTGTAGTATAATTTATTACGTATTTCAAATTGCCTTAGCTTGTTATTTGTACAACGGAACAGCTGCCTTGCATTTTTCCATATATCATTCTCTTGTTAATGGAGATCCCTGATCCATTAAATTGCACAAGTCTTAAATTGATCATTGGtgcttttatttaatattttgtagcacgTTTTAACTATATTTAATTGCACAAGCTATGGttataaagtacattttcaaatttgtgtgttttcaatgtttaaTCTGTGGGAATATTCCTTTTAATAGCATACTTTAAATTTATGTCATTTAagtattcacttttttttaaaggttttgatACAGTTGTTAGAAAATATGTGACAAAGCTGAATGATTCCATTGTTCTTCCGTTTATTCCATGTTATGAcctttttgtttactgttttatttgacATAGCTGTGTTTCAATGATTAGATTGAAGAAAAGTCCTGAAGCTGGACATCCTTTTTTTAGCTCCTTGATGGAAAATTaaaggtttttaaatgtcatcagTTGTCAAAATCTTGTACTTgatcaatacacacacaatacttggcCAATACACTTTGATGAAGAataaagatgatgaaaaaaactccacagggtccATTTGATTCTTAGTTGAATATATGAAGTTTATTGAAAAATAACATCTGACGTCACAGAAGCTCTTGGCTATATGGTTCTGCAAAGCCACTTCCTTGTCACCATCACCTCATTGCTAGGAGGGCTGTCTAGGAGTTCATATGCTtctctacacaaacacacacacagtgctgctcCCTGGTGACGGAGGTGCGCAACTGCACCAGTAAGTATGTGAGAGGGTGTTCATTGTAATTAGACTAAAGAAGAGGCAAGAGGCATACTGTCAGAACCAGAACGAGAGGGGGAGTGGAAATTACTGCATCCAGGTGGTGTGAGCTGTGTGCGTCTCTGACGAACTACGACTAAAGGAGGTTATTATGGACTGAACGGGACATTTAGTGAGCCTTTCACGGCATATTTGTTAATTAACTGATGCTGTTTGCTAAGCACCCACACCTCCTTCAAATCTACACCTGTAAACCTACATTGTTACAATACTCTGCTGGTGTGTTACATGAGAAGAGAGCAATGCCTGTTGCCTAAATACTCAAATTTCATGATCACTTTTGGACATTTATTGTTGGCTACAGATCGAGCTATATTCCCCGTTGTCAATTATTTCAGTACTTAAACAttcttttttgtatgttttcttttttaaaaaaaattcttagtCACCATCACCTCATTGCTAGGAGGGCTCTGTCTAGGAGTTCATATGCTTctctaaaaccacaaacacacacacacacacacacacacttatgaaTGGTGCCAACATGTGTGAAGTCATGTTAGAAAGGCTGTTGATTGTTACAGCAGTGCTGCTCCCTGGTGACGGAGGTGCGCAACTGCACCAGTAAGTATGTGAGAGGGTGTTCATTGTAACTAGACTAAGGAAGAGGCATACTGTCAGAAGCAGAACGAGAGGGGGAGTGGAAATTACTGCATCCAGGTGGTGTgagctgtatatatatatatatatatatatatatattataatataaataataatataaataataataagaaaaaatataaaaacagttttatcagCATAATATGCGTCCTTATTAACATTACGGCCAAACTGTGGttaaaaaacactcaaaagAGACAATTTTCAGAGTGcctgcttgtttgtttgattttttctttgtgttgttaaACAGAtagaatatttttattgtaatattgtgtGATCCACCACCTATGGAAATAGACGTGCGATGTATTATTGTTGTACAAGGGTTCATATTAGTTTAACTGTTATTCTTTCTTGATCTTGGCTActgtaaaaactaaaagaagATCCGTAATGCGCGTGCGCTATCTACGTCAGTTTGTTATTGTCACATGACAGCAGACGTGATTCCACCAACCGTTGCCGCGTACGCACTACTAACTTATAGAAATGATGAAATAGTAAGAAATATAGTGTGCTGACGTGCAACCGacatttatatttcacttttcGTTTCGCTTGTGACAGTTGAATCATTTGAAGAGGACTCACGGTACTAACGCGGTTAAAACATCCCACCTGTTGGGAAAattagcgttagcattagcCAAAGAACCACAGACCCAGGAAGAGGTTTCATACCCAACAACTAACTGTAAGTTAATTTCAAGTAACTAATCCAGTGATTCAGTTTGTATATGGGGGAATTTATTTATTACGATCGAAATGTGCAGTTTTGCAGACAGCAGCAACATAAACTTTGTTGTTAGGCTGCACATTTTGCTCTGTTAGTAGCCTTAATTTATACAAACCGTTTCCCAGTTAAAGTTAGTCCACGACAAAAAGTTCTTTGGGGCGCATGAAGCCTcaaagattgaaaaaaaaaaggcaaagacaATCCGAGTCAAAGATTACGTCACTTCTGATTTGACTCTATCCAGTCCTCGTAAAGTATTGTGAAaatttgtactgtttgttaatGTTGTACAGCTCAACGTTACCCAGTGACTTTACCTGAATAGCACAGACTCAGATTAGAGAAAGACGCTGGAGCCACAGTGATACTACTGACATTTATGGGCACAAACAAGGTGAAGAATAGGCTCTACTTGTTGCCTTGATATTATATCTCTTTAAATAATTTTGGGTGCTACTAGCCAGGAGCAAAAGTTCTGTTCATTAAACCAGTAGGCTGAGCTTGAAATAATCTCAAATAAAATTGAAGATAATCTCACACTTGTCTCTCTCCAGGTTGTTTTCAGTATGCGGCACCGACCGAGGGGTTCCCAGCTGGGCTTGTTGCTCCTGGCCTCCCAGCTGTTTCAGGTGGGTCTGGAGAACATCCCCCCCGTCACCCTGGCTGTCCTGGGACTCAACGTGTATCTTTACCTGTTCCCTGCAGCTCCACTATTGAAGGTAATGCATTAATACAGTGCTAATAATAGAGACAGTTTATTTATTAGACCATttagaaatgtataaaaaatgtcagaacaaaAATAGTTTGTAGTACATAATGCAGCGgtgctaaaatcatttaattaattgattatatgGTCAAACATAGCATAATTAACCCTACTGACCTCTGGGCCATCTGTCAGTAACAACATATATCACTCTTGCACTATGATAAACTGCTGTACTGTTATTATCCATATGTGAATACTACTATCTATTCAATCCCTAGGCCTGTATAAGTGTACAGCAGACATACCTGTTTAATGACTGGCGCCGTCTTCTGTTGTCCCCACTGCACCACGCGGATGATTGGCACCTCTACTTCAACATGGCGTCCTTCCTCATGAAAGGTATCAGGCTGGAGCGGCGGCTGGGTGGAGCCTGGTTCCTCTACCTGCTTTCAGTCTTCTCTCTGCTCACCGGATTTGTCTATCTGGCGTTGGAGGTGCTGCTGACAGAGCTCACTCAGGACCCTTCCCACAGCGCGGCATGTGCTGTCGGCTTCTCAGGTATTAGTCTTCTCAGTGAGACTCCAAAAGATGTTTAATATGCATAAAAGTTGCATGAAGTTGAACAACACAACATTTCTTAACCCCAATGTTTATTAATCTTTGTTGTAATGATATATATGTGTTTCTAGGTGTGCTGTTTGCTCTGAAGGTGCTCATCAACCATTACTACCCAGGCGGTGTGACCTATGTGATGGGTGTCCCTGTGTCCAATCGCTATGCTAGCTGGGTGGAGCTTGTGCTGATCCACATAACAGCACCAGGGTGAGTTACCAAACAGAAATCCACCAGGATTCAAGATTCACATGCCAGATATACTGTAGAGATACCAGTGTGAACACAACTGAAATTTCATAGCAACACAGATGATATAGTTAAAATTGCCAGCAGTGCCAGTGCTTCCAAAGTTATTGAACTGAGCCTCCTAAAAGATAAAGAGACCTTTTAATAAATGTTACGATGTGTATCAGCAGGTCAAACTATAACATAAGTGCGTAGCATCCTGTCTGATGCTATGGATTAAACTGTCCACCAGATGGCAGTGTTTCATCAGTTAGGAGTTaatctgctgctctgcttctcCAGGAGCTCTTTGATTGGTCACCTGGCAGGTATCCTGGTGGGTCTGCTCTACACGTCTGGACCACTAAAGACCCTCATGAAGAGTTGTTCAGGTCTgaattttgtatgtgtgttgtttataggtgtgaatgtgttgaCTGAGACACTGTAACCTGAGGCACAGGAAataatctgtgtgtctgtattctCACCAGGGTTTGTGACATCGAATGGATACACCTCCCAGCCAAATGCGTACTACAGATCCTCAGGTACAACACCATTCAGATAAATTATACACAAAGGCTTTTCCTGAATTTGATCAGTTGTTTAACTGCAGCACAGTTGTTTGCATGGTACCTGAGTTTGATCACTCTACAGAGAAATGTTAAGTCTGTGACCTGAAGTGACCGACCTCTAGAAAACCTTCACACTGCAAATGTGGCGCCCCAGCTGATTCCTTTTTAGGACCTCCTTCATGGTTGCTGataattttcttattgttaacaaatcccaacaatgaattgtgtgtatgtgtgtgtgcaggctaCAGCGGCACTGGTGGAGGATCCTCAGGATACTATCAACATGGAACAGAGAACACAACAAATCACACAGCGTCTTACACAGGTGGAATGACTGAGGAGGAGCAGTTGGAGATGGCCATCAGAAACAGTCTGAATGAAAGTGGTAAGAGAGGAGGATTGAGAAATGCATAAGGTGTATAGAtattaaaggttctatatgtagaattgtgaagcaatttacatgtattaatgtttttttattgccaatgagtcAACGGGTAGTAATGTAACGTAAAAAATGAGACCCCCGACTTTCTCGGTTGTCTGTGACAGTCTTAGggctgatttctatgtgaaggcaACGGAACTGATGTTTTTGCGCCCTCCTGAGTGCTTCATGAGTGCTCTCTCCAACTAACAAATGACCAACATaaccaaacaacaacacaacaaaaatgctGCTATCCAACTAGAAgcaccctgcagatattagctttATAGCTAATGAGACGGCTAGCTGCCTCCATCGGCCgctacacatttcacaacaaaacacccccGCGATGACAAGTTGCCCACTCCtgagcacacacagctaaaactacattattacCTGAAccaaggagcagaaaacaagctccagagcgGTAGTAGAACATAGCTTACTCCTTTTGTTTTCCCTGTTGGTCGTCCAAAGGTCGTAATAAGcgcacatttcacaacaaaaccgtAGCACATTGCTCCCCAGCCACAGCTCGTTGCTTCCCGGGCCACACCGGTCAGCGGCCACGGTGCAGCAGgagcttctgtgtgtgtgtgtttgtgtgtgagcgagCAGGGAGGGGggctgactgactgggagtgagagatgctttgctgaaacacggtgcaaaacacaacgttagagatcttttatgtaatgATGAGAAGTGTAAGCAAGGAAAAAGACACACTGTGAGCGGATGTTGATTGCAGCTCATTTAATGaccacagatgtcactaataAGAAGGAATCTTTGGTTC
This is a stretch of genomic DNA from Thunnus albacares chromosome 6, fThuAlb1.1, whole genome shotgun sequence. It encodes these proteins:
- the LOC122983551 gene encoding rhomboid-related protein 4-like isoform X1, with the translated sequence MRHRPRGSQLGLLLLASQLFQVGLENIPPVTLAVLGLNVYLYLFPAAPLLKACISVQQTYLFNDWRRLLLSPLHHADDWHLYFNMASFLMKGIRLERRLGGAWFLYLLSVFSLLTGFVYLALEVLLTELTQDPSHSAACAVGFSGVLFALKVLINHYYPGGVTYVMGVPVSNRYASWVELVLIHITAPGSSLIGHLAGILVGLLYTSGPLKTLMKSCSGFVTSNGYTSQPNAYYRSSGYSGTGGGSSGYYQHGTENTTNHTASYTGGMTEEEQLEMAIRNSLNESGQTNQRGAPPPYGFHFPEEPSAEEIRWRRLRRFES
- the LOC122983551 gene encoding rhomboid-related protein 4-like isoform X2; this encodes MRHRPRGSQLGLLLLASQLFQVGLENIPPVTLAVLGLNVYLYLFPAAPLLKACISVQQTYLFNDWRRLLLSPLHHADDWHLYFNMASFLMKGIRLERRLGGAWFLYLLSVFSLLTGFVYLALEVLLTELTQDPSHSAACAVGFSGVLFALKVLINHYYPGGVTYVMGVPVSNRYASWVELVLIHITAPGSSLIGHLAGILVGLLYTSGPLKTLMKSCSGFVTSNGYTSQPNAYYRSSGYSGTGGGSSGYYQHGTENTTNHTASYTGQTNQRGAPPPYGFHFPEEPSAEEIRWRRLRRFES